A stretch of the Narcine bancroftii isolate sNarBan1 chromosome 14, sNarBan1.hap1, whole genome shotgun sequence genome encodes the following:
- the ptrh2 gene encoding peptidyl-tRNA hydrolase 2, mitochondrial isoform X3 gives MSPVLQTRRMETLSNPLALGILAGIGSGLCLGWMIRGRFVASLKSMPSVRNKMMETSTMGEGGEYKMVLVVRNDLKMGKGKVAAQCSHAAVSAYRQLQTRNPDLLRQWEYSGQPKVVVKAPDEDSIGALLMHAKELGLTISLIQDAGRTQSRVVQNQ, from the exons ATGAGTCCG GTTTTGCAGACACGAAGAATGGAGACTCTGAGCAATCCGTTAGCTTTAGGGATATTGGCTGGAATAGGATCTGGTTTGTGCCTGGGTTGGATGATTCGTGGACGATTTGTCGCATCCTTAAAATCCATGCCCTCAGTGAGAAACAAAATGATGGAGACCAGCACcatgggagagggtggagagtaCAAAATGGTTCTGGTGGTTCGTAACGATCTGAAGATGGGCAAAGGTAAAGTGGCAGCCCAGTGTTCCCATGCTGCTGTTTCTGCCTACAGGCAGCTCCAGACGCGGAATCCCGATTTGCTCAGACAGTGGGAGTACAGTGGGCAACCCAAAGTGGTCGTCAAGGCACCTGACGAGGACAGCATCGGGGCCTTGTTGATGCACGCCAAGGAGCTGGGGCTGACCATCAGTTTGATCCAGGACGCCGGCCGCACTCAG AGCCGTGTCGTGCAGAACCAATAG
- the ptrh2 gene encoding peptidyl-tRNA hydrolase 2, mitochondrial isoform X1, which translates to MSPVLQTRRMETLSNPLALGILAGIGSGLCLGWMIRGRFVASLKSMPSVRNKMMETSTMGEGGEYKMVLVVRNDLKMGKGKVAAQCSHAAVSAYRQLQTRNPDLLRQWEYSGQPKVVVKAPDEDSIGALLMHAKELGLTISLIQDAGRTQVAPGSHTVLGIGPGPANLVDKVTGHLKLY; encoded by the exons ATGAGTCCG GTTTTGCAGACACGAAGAATGGAGACTCTGAGCAATCCGTTAGCTTTAGGGATATTGGCTGGAATAGGATCTGGTTTGTGCCTGGGTTGGATGATTCGTGGACGATTTGTCGCATCCTTAAAATCCATGCCCTCAGTGAGAAACAAAATGATGGAGACCAGCACcatgggagagggtggagagtaCAAAATGGTTCTGGTGGTTCGTAACGATCTGAAGATGGGCAAAGGTAAAGTGGCAGCCCAGTGTTCCCATGCTGCTGTTTCTGCCTACAGGCAGCTCCAGACGCGGAATCCCGATTTGCTCAGACAGTGGGAGTACAGTGGGCAACCCAAAGTGGTCGTCAAGGCACCTGACGAGGACAGCATCGGGGCCTTGTTGATGCACGCCAAGGAGCTGGGGCTGACCATCAGTTTGATCCAGGACGCCGGCCGCACTCAGGTAGCACCTGGATCTCATACTGTCCTGGGCATTGGACCAGGTCCAGCAAATCTGGTGGACAAAGTCACAGGACACCTGAAACTTTATTGA
- the ptrh2 gene encoding peptidyl-tRNA hydrolase 2, mitochondrial isoform X2 has product METLSNPLALGILAGIGSGLCLGWMIRGRFVASLKSMPSVRNKMMETSTMGEGGEYKMVLVVRNDLKMGKGKVAAQCSHAAVSAYRQLQTRNPDLLRQWEYSGQPKVVVKAPDEDSIGALLMHAKELGLTISLIQDAGRTQVAPGSHTVLGIGPGPANLVDKVTGHLKLY; this is encoded by the coding sequence ATGGAGACTCTGAGCAATCCGTTAGCTTTAGGGATATTGGCTGGAATAGGATCTGGTTTGTGCCTGGGTTGGATGATTCGTGGACGATTTGTCGCATCCTTAAAATCCATGCCCTCAGTGAGAAACAAAATGATGGAGACCAGCACcatgggagagggtggagagtaCAAAATGGTTCTGGTGGTTCGTAACGATCTGAAGATGGGCAAAGGTAAAGTGGCAGCCCAGTGTTCCCATGCTGCTGTTTCTGCCTACAGGCAGCTCCAGACGCGGAATCCCGATTTGCTCAGACAGTGGGAGTACAGTGGGCAACCCAAAGTGGTCGTCAAGGCACCTGACGAGGACAGCATCGGGGCCTTGTTGATGCACGCCAAGGAGCTGGGGCTGACCATCAGTTTGATCCAGGACGCCGGCCGCACTCAGGTAGCACCTGGATCTCATACTGTCCTGGGCATTGGACCAGGTCCAGCAAATCTGGTGGACAAAGTCACAGGACACCTGAAACTTTATTGA